One Oceanicoccus sagamiensis genomic region harbors:
- a CDS encoding ExeA family protein — translation MYKQHFGLQDKPFNLIPDPDYLYMSQKHKVGLSLLEYGLMETAAGLTVITGEVGAGKTTLIRKLMRRIDYDELTVGVINNTGTIQEELMSWVVSSFNLVHEGKDNVTLFREFQQFLISEYSNNKRTVLIVDEAQNLGSGALEDLRMLTNINADRDQLLQIVLVGQPQLLELLARPELAQIAQRVSVEYHLEPLDVEELINYVHHRLEVAGGSPDIFEDNAIKAIYYFTGGVPRLVNTLCDYALVHAYATGKEKVDFETALAVKSGRKIGGINRFVKDEEEVERIRQSLIESQGVDLAAV, via the coding sequence ATGTACAAGCAACATTTTGGGCTACAAGATAAACCGTTTAATCTGATCCCTGATCCAGATTACTTATACATGTCCCAAAAACATAAGGTTGGTTTGAGCTTGCTTGAGTATGGGCTGATGGAAACGGCTGCAGGTCTTACCGTGATTACCGGTGAGGTCGGTGCAGGTAAAACAACGCTCATTCGCAAATTAATGCGGCGCATTGATTATGATGAGCTGACAGTAGGTGTGATAAATAATACAGGGACTATCCAGGAAGAATTGATGAGCTGGGTGGTTTCCTCATTTAACCTGGTTCATGAAGGAAAAGACAACGTAACACTATTCAGAGAATTTCAGCAATTTCTGATTAGCGAATATTCTAATAATAAAAGAACAGTGCTGATTGTTGATGAGGCCCAAAACCTTGGTTCAGGTGCCTTGGAAGACTTGCGCATGTTAACCAATATAAATGCCGACCGAGACCAATTACTGCAGATAGTATTGGTTGGGCAACCACAATTATTGGAGTTGTTAGCAAGGCCAGAATTAGCGCAGATTGCCCAGCGGGTTTCTGTCGAGTACCACCTTGAGCCATTAGACGTAGAAGAATTAATTAACTACGTGCATCATCGGCTTGAAGTGGCTGGCGGAAGCCCGGATATATTTGAAGATAATGCCATAAAAGCTATTTACTATTTTACTGGCGGTGTACCGCGCTTGGTAAATACCTTATGCGATTACGCATTGGTTCACGCTTATGCTACTGGCAAAGAGAAGGTAGATTTTGAGACGGCTTTGGCCGTTAAGTCCGGCCGCAAAATCGGAGGAATTAATCGATTTGTAAAGGACGAAGAAGAGGTGGAACGCATCCGCCAGTCGTTAATAGAAAGTCAGGGCGTCGACCTTGCGGCCGTCTAA